The Endozoicomonas montiporae CL-33 genome contains a region encoding:
- a CDS encoding cell division protein ZapB, whose translation MLETHMSIESLGHLESKLQNLIDKLELTRMELEELRAANTRMEQENAELKQELGSWGERVGALLGKLDNVSEDVAVEEEPAYEA comes from the coding sequence GTGCTAGAAACACATATGTCCATTGAATCCTTAGGCCATCTGGAATCCAAACTGCAAAACCTGATCGACAAGCTCGAACTGACCCGCATGGAGCTGGAAGAGCTGCGTGCAGCCAACACACGTATGGAGCAGGAAAACGCCGAACTGAAGCAGGAACTCGGTTCCTGGGGTGAGCGTGTTGGTGCTTTGCTGGGTAAGCTGGACAACGTTTCTGAAGACGTTGCGGTTGAAGAAGAGCCTGCTTACGAGGCTTAA
- the rdgB gene encoding RdgB/HAM1 family non-canonical purine NTP pyrophosphatase: MSGERRQIVLASGNQGKLKEFQHLLSNLNIDMLPQSQFNVDSVEETGLTFVENAILKARHAAKISGLPAIADDSGIEVDALNGQPGIYSARYAGEGATDAENNARLLKNLEGLEESQRTARFHCVLVYLRHADDPTPLVCHGSWEGCILEASSGDHGFGYDPLFFVPSEGCSAADLPKDVKNSISHRAVAMSKLAGLL; encoded by the coding sequence GTGAGTGGTGAACGTCGCCAGATCGTTCTGGCCAGTGGCAATCAGGGAAAACTGAAGGAATTTCAGCACCTGCTGAGCAATCTGAATATTGATATGCTGCCGCAGAGTCAGTTCAACGTGGACTCGGTGGAAGAGACCGGGCTGACCTTTGTGGAGAACGCCATCCTCAAAGCCCGTCATGCAGCAAAAATATCCGGGCTTCCGGCCATTGCTGACGACTCTGGTATCGAGGTGGATGCCCTGAATGGTCAGCCGGGTATTTACTCAGCCCGTTATGCCGGTGAAGGTGCTACCGATGCAGAGAATAATGCGAGGCTTCTGAAAAATCTTGAAGGGTTGGAAGAGTCTCAGCGAACCGCTCGCTTTCATTGTGTACTGGTTTATCTGCGTCATGCCGACGACCCGACCCCGCTGGTGTGCCATGGAAGCTGGGAAGGTTGTATTCTGGAAGCGTCCAGTGGCGACCATGGGTTTGGTTATGATCCACTGTTCTTTGTACCTTCTGAAGGCTGCTCGGCGGCGGATTTACCCAAAGACGTGAAAAACAGCATCAGCCATCGCGCTGTTGCCATGTCAAAACTGGCCGGACTGCTTTAG
- the metW gene encoding methionine biosynthesis protein MetW — protein sequence MSRRNDFDIIRQWIKPKSRVLDLACGDGELLRSLKQEKQVKGYGLEINPQNIERCIVNGINVLEQDIDRGLGNFRDGSFDTVVMTQALQVLRHPHLVMDEMLRVGRECIVTFPNFGHWRCRWYLSTRGKMPVSKFMPYTWYDTPNIHFCTFRDFEELCRQKQFTVIERLVVDNAHKGGWKTRLLPNLMGEIAIYHLTR from the coding sequence ATGAGCAGACGTAATGATTTCGATATAATACGACAGTGGATTAAGCCGAAAAGTCGGGTGCTGGATCTTGCCTGTGGTGATGGCGAGTTGCTGAGATCTCTGAAGCAGGAAAAACAGGTAAAAGGCTACGGCCTGGAAATTAACCCACAAAATATCGAACGCTGTATCGTTAATGGCATCAACGTGCTTGAGCAGGATATTGATCGCGGGTTGGGCAATTTTCGTGACGGCAGCTTTGATACGGTGGTGATGACCCAGGCGCTGCAGGTACTGCGTCACCCTCATCTTGTAATGGACGAGATGCTCAGGGTGGGTAGGGAGTGTATTGTGACGTTCCCGAATTTTGGACACTGGCGCTGCCGCTGGTACTTATCCACAAGGGGTAAAATGCCTGTATCCAAGTTTATGCCCTATACCTGGTATGACACGCCGAATATCCACTTCTGTACATTCCGCGACTTCGAGGAATTGTGCCGTCAGAAGCAATTTACCGTTATCGAACGGCTGGTGGTGGATAATGCTCATAAAGGCGGTTGGAAAACCAGACTGCTTCCGAACCTGATGGGTGAGATTGCCATTTATCATCTGACCCGGTGA
- the hemW gene encoding radical SAM family heme chaperone HemW translates to MSLYVHIPWCIKKCPYCDFNSHALKGGLPEQAYVDALLQDFDQELEAIQRRPLQSIFFGGGTPSLMSAEGFDRLLTGLKQRIVFTDDIEITMEANPGTYEHDRFKRYRDVGINRLSLGVQSFQDEKLKALGRIHCAAEAREAIASLQEIGFDNFNIDLMHGLPGQSTDDALFDLKTAIDLKPTHLSWYQLTIEPNTIFYSKTPVLPEEDELWSIQEEGWELLQQAGFEQYEISAYSQPGRQARHNLNYWQFGDYIGIGAGAHGKLTDMAAGNIYRNWKTRMPADYLNVAKPFEAGQRVLESDELPIEFMMNALRLNAGVHEQLFTRHTGMPLDALKEQRSFAIQQGLLENNHRLQPTRQGRLFLNNLLEMFA, encoded by the coding sequence TTGAGTCTTTATGTACACATTCCCTGGTGTATTAAAAAATGCCCCTATTGTGATTTTAATTCCCATGCCCTGAAAGGCGGGCTGCCTGAACAGGCGTATGTGGATGCTTTATTACAGGACTTTGATCAGGAGCTGGAAGCCATTCAGAGGCGCCCCTTGCAGAGCATTTTCTTTGGTGGCGGCACTCCCAGCCTGATGTCGGCAGAGGGGTTTGATCGGCTATTAACGGGGCTGAAGCAGCGCATTGTTTTCACTGATGATATTGAAATCACCATGGAAGCCAACCCGGGAACCTATGAGCATGACCGGTTTAAACGTTACCGTGATGTTGGCATCAATCGTTTGTCTCTCGGAGTTCAGAGTTTTCAGGATGAAAAACTGAAGGCACTGGGGCGTATTCATTGTGCTGCTGAAGCACGTGAAGCCATTGCTTCCCTGCAAGAGATTGGCTTTGATAATTTCAATATTGACCTGATGCATGGTCTGCCGGGGCAGTCTACCGACGATGCCTTGTTTGACCTGAAAACCGCGATTGACCTGAAACCAACACACCTGTCCTGGTACCAGCTGACCATCGAACCTAATACCATTTTCTATTCAAAGACTCCGGTACTGCCGGAAGAGGATGAACTCTGGTCTATTCAGGAAGAAGGCTGGGAGCTGTTGCAGCAGGCAGGTTTTGAGCAATATGAAATTTCGGCGTACAGTCAGCCTGGACGACAGGCACGACATAATCTGAATTACTGGCAGTTTGGCGATTACATTGGTATTGGTGCCGGTGCGCATGGCAAGCTGACCGACATGGCAGCGGGCAATATTTACCGTAACTGGAAAACCCGGATGCCAGCCGACTACCTGAACGTCGCAAAACCGTTTGAGGCGGGTCAAAGGGTTCTGGAATCCGATGAGTTGCCGATTGAGTTTATGATGAATGCTTTAAGGCTGAATGCCGGTGTTCACGAGCAGTTGTTTACCCGGCATACAGGTATGCCGCTGGATGCACTGAAAGAACAACGAAGTTTTGCGATTCAGCAGGGATTACTGGAAAATAACCACAGGTTGCAGCCTACGCGCCAGGGGCGGCTGTTCCTGAATAATCTGTTAGAAATGTTTGCCTGA
- a CDS encoding DUF4426 domain-containing protein → MKIINTTQSLLVLVMGCLLLSTVRAAPLSEASIPEARTMKNEPLRFGDYEVYFSAFNSTFIAPDIAKAYQLERSPKHGLVNITVRNVKDSEVGKAVTAQLDGQRKNLMQQSVPLSFKEVKEGSVVYYLAEFRFSNEELLEFSINVKPEGSDRSYPVKFRQTFYQDGK, encoded by the coding sequence GTGAAAATAATAAACACAACACAATCGCTTTTGGTTCTTGTCATGGGGTGCTTGTTACTCAGCACTGTCAGAGCTGCGCCTCTGTCTGAAGCCAGCATTCCTGAAGCCCGAACGATGAAAAACGAGCCTCTTCGCTTCGGAGATTACGAGGTGTATTTTTCAGCGTTCAACAGTACGTTTATTGCGCCGGATATTGCTAAAGCTTATCAATTAGAGCGCAGCCCGAAGCACGGCCTTGTCAACATTACTGTACGCAACGTTAAAGACAGTGAAGTGGGTAAAGCCGTCACTGCACAGCTGGATGGTCAGCGGAAAAATCTTATGCAGCAGTCTGTTCCCCTGAGCTTTAAGGAAGTAAAGGAAGGTTCGGTTGTCTACTATCTGGCAGAGTTCCGGTTCAGTAATGAAGAGCTGCTAGAATTCAGCATCAACGTGAAGCCTGAAGGCTCGGATAGAAGCTATCCGGTGAAATTCAGGCAGACCTTTTATCAGGACGGAAAATAG
- a CDS encoding Rsd/AlgQ family anti-sigma factor has translation MLEGCKSAKERWGGVSEIIDRWLSERQELIVLFCSVNGMDQFHDDKRPVANKLEEMCQILVDYASSGHFEVYEQLVREGMEFNDGGVEIAQTIIPKLEMNTQVCLRFNDTCEGISSVQMLQNSLSELGEALEERFELEDKLIEVLHESHRELVL, from the coding sequence ATGCTGGAGGGTTGCAAATCGGCCAAAGAGCGTTGGGGAGGCGTTTCAGAGATTATTGATCGCTGGCTCAGCGAGCGTCAGGAATTGATTGTTCTTTTCTGTTCCGTTAATGGAATGGATCAATTTCACGATGATAAGCGTCCTGTCGCCAACAAACTAGAAGAAATGTGTCAGATTCTGGTTGATTATGCATCATCCGGGCATTTCGAAGTCTACGAACAGCTGGTTCGGGAGGGGATGGAGTTTAATGACGGAGGCGTTGAAATCGCACAGACCATCATCCCAAAGCTGGAAATGAACACGCAGGTTTGCTTACGATTTAATGATACGTGTGAAGGTATCAGTAGTGTTCAAATGCTTCAGAATTCTCTCTCCGAGTTAGGTGAAGCACTGGAAGAACGTTTTGAGCTTGAAGATAAACTGATTGAAGTGCTGCATGAATCCCATCGGGAACTCGTTTTATAG
- a CDS encoding FKBP-type peptidyl-prolyl cis-trans isomerase yields MRLKALAGIALMSYTLHSTAELKTESDKVSYSLGSILAEQLKQFEGINADALSKGIKDTLEGKPLELEKQEMFQLIEKARKEQEEKRQKKLQEEAAKNLEKGQAFLKENSKKPGISTLENGLQYRVIKEGKGEKPLETSEVTVHYEGKLLDSTVFDSSYERNQPATFKLNQVIRGWTEGLKEMPEGSTWELFIPADLAYGPGGIPGRIGPNEVLTFKVELIEVKKDNAKKDDK; encoded by the coding sequence ATGAGATTAAAAGCTTTGGCAGGCATCGCATTGATGTCTTACACCCTTCACTCTACTGCTGAGCTGAAAACTGAATCTGATAAGGTCAGCTACAGTCTGGGATCCATTCTTGCCGAGCAGCTTAAGCAGTTTGAAGGCATCAATGCAGACGCCCTTTCCAAAGGGATAAAAGATACTCTGGAAGGCAAACCACTGGAGCTGGAAAAACAGGAAATGTTCCAGCTTATTGAAAAAGCCCGTAAAGAGCAGGAAGAAAAACGTCAGAAGAAACTTCAGGAAGAAGCGGCCAAAAACCTTGAAAAAGGTCAGGCGTTTCTAAAAGAAAACAGCAAAAAGCCGGGTATTTCAACCCTGGAGAATGGTCTTCAGTATCGGGTAATAAAAGAAGGAAAAGGCGAAAAGCCTCTTGAAACCAGCGAAGTAACCGTTCATTACGAGGGTAAATTACTGGACAGCACTGTATTTGACAGTTCTTACGAACGTAATCAACCTGCGACGTTTAAACTCAATCAGGTGATTCGAGGCTGGACTGAAGGACTGAAAGAAATGCCTGAAGGCTCTACATGGGAGTTATTCATTCCCGCCGATCTCGCCTATGGCCCCGGAGGAATACCCGGTAGAATTGGCCCTAACGAAGTGCTGACCTTCAAAGTTGAATTAATTGAAGTTAAGAAGGATAACGCTAAAAAAGACGATAAATAA
- a CDS encoding MerR family transcriptional regulator: protein MKLYRIGEISQLYDISVDTLRHYEKLCILLPEQVNDSGYRYYSNRQIWQLNIIRTLRQLGIGLMDIRDYLSHRTLENSQGLVEFQLETVDQKLRELNLLKQELEARHYYLLESQQVEVGEIKLKTLPARKVWIEMREVRTIWEIDRLHKEIELNIEGSRLSYFAWGRAGAFISEDDFHKGNHAHYCGSFIFDKLADKEIPAGDYLCLDFQGEYSQQNIDEQYFRMKAYMKTYSLELAGSVVEIYKLDIHETDDEQEYLTEIQIPVRSFR, encoded by the coding sequence ATGAAGTTATATCGAATCGGGGAGATCAGTCAGCTGTACGACATCAGTGTCGATACTCTGCGCCATTATGAAAAGCTGTGTATTCTTTTACCTGAACAGGTCAACGACAGTGGTTATCGATATTATTCCAACCGGCAGATCTGGCAGTTAAATATCATTCGTACTCTGCGACAGCTGGGTATTGGGTTGATGGACATCAGGGATTACCTGAGTCATCGCACACTGGAAAACAGTCAGGGTCTGGTGGAGTTTCAGCTGGAGACCGTTGACCAGAAACTGCGAGAGCTGAACCTGTTGAAACAGGAACTGGAGGCGCGACACTATTATTTACTGGAGTCGCAGCAGGTGGAGGTGGGCGAGATAAAGCTCAAAACGCTTCCGGCTCGAAAAGTCTGGATTGAGATGCGTGAAGTCAGGACCATCTGGGAGATTGACCGCCTGCATAAAGAGATTGAACTGAATATTGAAGGTTCCCGACTCAGTTATTTTGCCTGGGGACGAGCGGGGGCGTTTATCAGTGAAGACGATTTTCACAAGGGCAATCATGCCCATTATTGTGGTTCTTTTATTTTCGATAAGCTGGCTGATAAAGAGATTCCGGCCGGAGATTATCTGTGTTTAGATTTTCAGGGTGAATACAGTCAGCAAAATATTGATGAACAATACTTCCGCATGAAGGCTTACATGAAAACCTATTCGCTGGAACTGGCCGGATCTGTGGTGGAAATCTATAAGCTCGATATCCATGAAACCGATGATGAACAGGAATACCTGACAGAAATACAAATTCCGGTCAGGTCTTTCCGCTAA
- a CDS encoding ATP-binding cassette domain-containing protein, giving the protein MRGMITLNSVSLQRSGKVLLENTSATIHRGQHAGLVGANGCGKSSLLALLMGELQPDQGDVSIDPGRGIAHMAQEIKALERKAVKYVLDGDEQLRFIEHKIDDAEATGQHEKLAELHEQLLQADGYTARSRAEQMLHGLGFRHDQLENSVKDFSGGWRMRLNLARTLMSPSDVLFLDEPTNHLDLDAIVWLEGFLQRYQGTLVVISHDRDFLDAVTDITLHIEHQKTNTYRGNYSAFERMRSERLQQQQAAFEKQQKQREHMEKFVERFRAKATKAKQAQSRLKALSRLEDIAPAHVDSPFTFRFPEPDKMSSPLLSIDQGELGYGEKALLKLKLSVLPGSRIGLLGANGAGKSTLIRTLAQELPLIAGKRQDGEHLKVGYFAQHQLESLDPNASPALHLQRMSPDAREQELRNFLGGFGFHGDKAMETIEGFSGGEQARLALAIVAWQKPNLLLLDEPTNHLDLEMRHALTMALQEFEGAMVLVSHDRNLLRSTTDELLLVHDGKVDEFAGDLDDYSDWLAKLRTQSVEQSHDAAAEVAVHSAQGRKDQKRLAAERRNAMRPLKKQAEKLESQLDKLQTQLATVEVQLADSSVYEASEKDRLKNLLADQTDLTRRISTTEEEWMMALEELEALEKALSE; this is encoded by the coding sequence ATGCGCGGCATGATCACATTGAATTCAGTCAGCTTACAACGCTCTGGGAAAGTTCTGCTTGAAAACACCAGTGCAACCATTCACCGCGGCCAGCATGCCGGACTGGTGGGCGCCAACGGCTGTGGGAAATCCAGCCTGTTAGCCCTGCTGATGGGAGAACTGCAGCCGGATCAGGGCGATGTATCCATCGATCCGGGCCGTGGTATTGCCCATATGGCACAGGAAATCAAGGCGCTTGAACGCAAGGCCGTTAAATATGTTCTTGATGGCGATGAGCAGCTTCGCTTTATTGAACATAAAATCGATGACGCAGAGGCTACAGGCCAGCACGAAAAGCTGGCTGAACTCCATGAGCAACTGCTGCAGGCAGACGGTTATACTGCCCGCTCAAGAGCCGAGCAGATGCTGCATGGCCTTGGGTTTCGCCATGACCAGCTGGAAAACAGTGTAAAAGACTTTTCCGGTGGCTGGCGGATGCGGCTGAATCTGGCCCGTACTTTGATGAGCCCTTCTGATGTTCTGTTCCTTGACGAGCCAACCAACCACCTTGATCTTGATGCGATCGTCTGGCTGGAAGGATTCCTGCAACGTTATCAGGGAACTCTGGTGGTGATTTCCCATGACCGCGACTTTCTGGATGCGGTCACTGATATCACGCTTCATATCGAACATCAGAAAACCAACACTTATCGTGGTAATTACTCGGCGTTCGAGCGCATGCGCTCCGAACGACTCCAACAACAGCAGGCTGCGTTTGAGAAACAGCAAAAACAGCGGGAGCACATGGAAAAGTTTGTTGAACGTTTCCGTGCCAAGGCGACCAAGGCAAAGCAGGCCCAGAGTCGTTTGAAAGCGCTGTCGAGGCTGGAGGATATTGCCCCTGCTCATGTGGATTCGCCCTTCACATTCCGCTTTCCGGAGCCGGATAAAATGTCTTCCCCCCTGTTGTCTATTGATCAGGGTGAGCTGGGGTACGGCGAGAAGGCATTGTTAAAACTGAAGCTGAGTGTCTTACCGGGCTCACGAATAGGTCTTTTGGGGGCAAACGGAGCCGGTAAATCCACCCTGATTCGTACACTGGCTCAGGAGCTGCCACTGATTGCCGGTAAACGTCAGGATGGCGAACACCTGAAAGTAGGTTATTTTGCGCAGCACCAGCTGGAAAGTCTTGATCCTAATGCCAGCCCGGCTCTGCACCTGCAAAGAATGAGTCCGGATGCCCGGGAACAGGAGCTGAGAAACTTCCTCGGAGGCTTTGGTTTTCACGGTGACAAGGCAATGGAAACCATCGAAGGGTTTTCCGGTGGTGAACAGGCTCGACTGGCTCTGGCGATTGTTGCCTGGCAGAAGCCTAATCTGTTGTTGCTGGACGAACCCACCAACCATCTGGATCTTGAAATGCGACATGCGCTAACCATGGCATTGCAGGAGTTTGAGGGTGCCATGGTGTTGGTTTCTCACGACAGAAACCTGTTACGCAGTACCACTGATGAACTGTTGCTGGTACATGATGGCAAGGTTGATGAATTTGCAGGCGATCTGGATGATTACAGTGACTGGCTGGCCAAACTGCGTACTCAGTCGGTCGAACAGTCGCATGATGCTGCTGCAGAGGTGGCTGTTCATTCAGCGCAGGGAAGAAAAGATCAGAAACGTCTTGCTGCCGAACGCCGAAATGCTATGCGTCCTTTGAAGAAGCAGGCTGAAAAGCTGGAGTCTCAACTGGATAAACTGCAAACACAGTTAGCGACAGTGGAAGTACAACTGGCGGATTCATCGGTTTACGAAGCGTCTGAAAAAGACCGTCTAAAGAACCTGCTGGCAGATCAGACAGACCTTACACGACGGATCAGTACCACTGAAGAAGAGTGGATGATGGCTCTGGAAGAACTTGAAGCATTGGAAAAAGCGTTGTCAGAATAA
- the metX gene encoding homoserine O-succinyltransferase MetX, which produces MPEVIPAHSVGLVTPQTFHFDEPLELSCGQTLSEFDLVIETYGSLNENQTNAVLICHALSGHHHAAGYHSMDDRKPGWWDNCIGPGKPIDTNRFFVVSLNNLGGCHGSTGPVSINPKTGKPYGPDFPMVTVEDWVHSQARLSDRLGIQCWAAIVGGSLGGMQVLQWSMAYPERLQHAVVIASASKLSAQNIAFNEVARQAIMSDEQFCEGRYLEKDTIPRSGLGLARMVGHITYLSDDAMGAKFGRELKNDTFSFDYDVQFQIESYLRYQGENFSGHFDANTYLLMTRALDYFDPASQHNDDLAKALSVAKAKFMLVSFTTDWRFAPERSREIVDALLEADKEVSYLEIDAPQGHDAFLMEIPRYMQALAAYLDRVADDCSVSDSSNQNREGQA; this is translated from the coding sequence ATGCCGGAAGTCATACCTGCCCACTCGGTCGGGCTGGTTACACCTCAGACTTTTCACTTTGATGAACCTCTTGAGTTGAGCTGTGGGCAAACTTTATCTGAGTTTGACTTGGTCATTGAAACCTATGGGTCGCTCAATGAAAACCAGACGAATGCAGTATTGATCTGCCATGCACTCAGTGGTCATCATCATGCAGCCGGTTACCATTCCATGGACGATCGCAAACCTGGCTGGTGGGATAACTGCATTGGTCCCGGTAAGCCCATTGATACAAACCGGTTTTTCGTCGTCAGCCTGAACAACCTGGGTGGCTGTCATGGCAGTACAGGGCCAGTGAGTATCAATCCGAAGACAGGCAAGCCTTACGGTCCGGACTTTCCAATGGTTACGGTAGAGGACTGGGTACACAGTCAGGCTCGTCTGTCCGATCGTCTGGGCATTCAATGCTGGGCCGCAATTGTTGGCGGCAGTCTGGGTGGTATGCAGGTTCTCCAGTGGTCCATGGCCTATCCCGAGCGTTTACAGCATGCTGTGGTGATTGCCTCTGCATCTAAACTTTCAGCCCAGAACATTGCCTTTAACGAAGTCGCGCGTCAGGCCATTATGTCCGATGAACAGTTCTGCGAAGGTCGTTATCTGGAAAAAGACACCATTCCGCGCAGCGGTCTGGGTCTGGCTCGTATGGTGGGGCATATCACTTACCTGTCTGATGATGCGATGGGAGCCAAGTTTGGCCGGGAGCTAAAAAACGACACATTCAGCTTTGATTATGATGTTCAGTTCCAGATTGAGAGCTACCTGCGTTATCAGGGCGAAAACTTTTCCGGCCATTTCGATGCGAACACTTACCTGCTGATGACCCGTGCTCTGGATTATTTTGACCCGGCCAGCCAGCATAACGATGATCTTGCCAAAGCACTGTCAGTGGCAAAGGCAAAGTTCATGCTGGTGTCGTTTACTACCGACTGGCGCTTTGCTCCTGAACGTTCCAGAGAAATCGTTGACGCACTGCTGGAAGCTGATAAAGAAGTCTCTTATCTGGAAATTGATGCTCCCCAGGGGCACGATGCTTTTCTGATGGAAATACCCCGTTATATGCAGGCACTGGCTGCTTATCTGGATCGGGTAGCAGACGACTGTAGTGTTTCAGACAGTTCAAACCAGAACAGGGAAGGTCAGGCATGA
- a CDS encoding disulfide bond formation protein B, whose protein sequence is MTMPRSRLIFFLVAATSAALMVFSFYLQSALNLEPCPLCISQRIAMAGLGTVAILAVLHNPVNNGYRCYGGFLALMGMAGALLASRQLWMQSLPPEEVPACMPSIEYLVDILPFTEILKIMLTGSGDCADVQWAFLGLSIPGWTLIVFTGMLIVGLFECLRKREARI, encoded by the coding sequence ATGACCATGCCCCGTTCAAGGCTGATCTTTTTTTTAGTAGCGGCTACAAGTGCTGCACTGATGGTGTTTTCTTTCTATCTTCAGTCTGCTTTAAATCTGGAGCCCTGTCCTCTGTGTATTTCTCAGAGAATTGCTATGGCAGGGCTTGGCACTGTTGCAATATTGGCGGTGTTGCACAATCCGGTGAATAACGGGTATCGGTGTTACGGTGGTTTTCTTGCCCTGATGGGGATGGCCGGAGCACTGCTGGCAAGCAGGCAGCTGTGGATGCAGAGTCTGCCACCCGAGGAAGTGCCTGCCTGTATGCCCAGTATTGAATACCTTGTTGATATCCTTCCTTTCACCGAAATTCTGAAAATTATGCTGACGGGCAGCGGTGATTGCGCTGATGTGCAGTGGGCTTTTCTTGGGTTATCCATTCCTGGCTGGACGCTTATTGTGTTTACAGGAATGTTAATAGTGGGACTGTTTGAGTGCCTGAGAAAAAGAGAGGCTCGCATTTAA
- a CDS encoding MATE family efflux transporter: MSQAIDLQSGSIGKTLFRYAVPSTMAVWIFALYTMVDGMFVGRGVGPEALAAVNLSMPYISIMFAISILVTIGSATIVGAKRGEGKHEDASRLFSSTIYALLIFGLLVCTLSYIFIEEIAVILGAQGELIPMVVEYLQTLLLFNTFYLVAYSMEVFVKVDGFPKLELMVIGMAAVMNILLDYILVIRLGMGLRGAAIATGCAQMTQATFLLLHFTGKLGKTGSLKFVRVMPKLRELFHFIKIGGPDCVTEMSAGLILLLFNNMILAYLGTSELSAFSVIGYANNLVLLTMIGLTQGMQPIVSFLRGRQDYQRISEAVQLTIRIALVICTAAYAGIFFFGQQLAALFLNDAELISLSHQFMKIFCLAFILMGANIVISGFFTALEQPRLAGTLSLMRGGVISFILLMTLPRILGATGIWVVAPVSELATFVVGAFLLKRKLDQWKETTMDEQIAVA; encoded by the coding sequence ATGTCTCAAGCTATTGATCTGCAATCTGGCAGCATAGGAAAAACACTGTTTCGTTATGCGGTTCCATCGACGATGGCCGTATGGATTTTTGCGCTCTACACCATGGTTGACGGCATGTTTGTCGGACGGGGGGTTGGGCCCGAGGCACTGGCGGCCGTTAATCTGTCGATGCCTTATATCAGCATTATGTTTGCCATATCCATTCTGGTTACCATTGGCTCTGCAACCATTGTGGGTGCCAAGCGCGGTGAAGGTAAACATGAAGACGCCAGTCGTCTTTTTTCCAGTACTATCTATGCCCTGCTGATCTTTGGCTTATTGGTCTGCACTCTGAGCTATATCTTTATCGAAGAGATCGCAGTGATACTCGGGGCTCAGGGTGAGCTGATCCCGATGGTAGTGGAATATCTGCAAACGCTGCTGCTGTTTAATACTTTTTACCTTGTCGCCTATTCCATGGAAGTATTCGTCAAAGTCGATGGATTCCCCAAGCTGGAACTCATGGTTATCGGTATGGCGGCTGTGATGAACATCTTACTGGATTATATACTGGTCATCCGGCTGGGTATGGGGCTGCGCGGAGCGGCTATCGCCACAGGCTGTGCCCAGATGACACAGGCTACTTTTCTGCTTCTGCATTTCACCGGCAAACTGGGTAAAACCGGTTCACTGAAGTTTGTCAGGGTCATGCCAAAGCTCAGAGAGCTGTTCCACTTTATTAAAATTGGCGGGCCAGATTGTGTGACGGAAATGTCTGCCGGTTTGATTCTGCTGCTGTTCAACAACATGATTCTGGCGTATCTGGGCACTTCTGAACTATCGGCATTCAGTGTCATTGGTTATGCCAACAACCTGGTTTTGCTGACCATGATTGGCTTGACTCAGGGCATGCAACCTATCGTTAGCTTCCTGCGGGGCAGACAGGATTATCAGCGTATTTCTGAAGCCGTTCAGCTGACCATCAGAATCGCACTGGTGATTTGTACCGCCGCTTACGCCGGTATTTTCTTCTTTGGTCAACAACTGGCAGCACTGTTCCTGAACGATGCCGAACTGATCAGCCTGTCGCACCAGTTTATGAAGATATTCTGTCTGGCGTTTATTCTGATGGGCGCCAATATCGTCATTTCCGGCTTCTTTACCGCACTGGAACAACCACGCCTTGCCGGAACCCTGTCGTTAATGCGAGGTGGAGTGATCAGCTTTATTCTGTTGATGACCTTGCCAAGAATCTTGGGAGCTACAGGCATCTGGGTGGTTGCACCTGTGAGCGAGCTGGCAACGTTTGTTGTGGGAGCGTTCCTGCTTAAGCGGAAGCTTGATCAGTGGAAAGAAACGACAATGGATGAACAAATCGCTGTCGCGTAG
- a CDS encoding DUF3392 family protein, with protein MDGIAQIIIAVSQFCRNNLTLIAIALTAVAVVFGGKALSALSCSWTSRMHGVLRIPVRAVFNLALFGAIFSFVPYWVASLLAYFNNYTLAPVLLVLFILVGLASDRYAR; from the coding sequence ATGGATGGTATTGCACAAATCATCATTGCAGTGTCGCAGTTTTGCCGTAACAACCTGACGCTGATTGCCATTGCTTTAACGGCAGTGGCTGTCGTTTTTGGCGGTAAGGCATTGTCAGCATTATCCTGCAGCTGGACATCACGAATGCACGGTGTGTTGAGAATTCCTGTCAGGGCGGTATTCAATCTTGCCCTGTTTGGTGCGATTTTTTCTTTTGTACCGTACTGGGTAGCGAGTCTGCTGGCTTACTTCAACAATTACACGCTGGCACCGGTTTTACTGGTGTTATTTATTCTGGTGGGGCTGGCTTCCGATCGATACGCTCGCTGA